GTCCCCCGCTCCGGAGGGCTACATTGTTATGTTGGCGCCAGATGAGCAAAAGTACATGGTACCCTTGCATCTCGTGCCCGATCTGCAACACGCATTTGAGTCTTACAGACACAAGATGAGACTGGGTGTTCCACAGGCATCTTCGTCTGTATGCAAGGTTCCTACTTGATGTGGCCTTTGACTAATAACAGGTGTGCGCCTGCAGGTTCAGCAGGCAGACCCTAATGTGGTGGAATATACCCTTGACGAAGGCCATTCCTCTCATTTCCCAAATCCGGTGCGCAGTTAATCCTGCAATAACATCCTTCTTACTAATGTTCTTGTACCAGCCTCTTAGCGAACAGGAGTGCCTGGACGTTCATTCAGAAATTCTCGCACTACAACAGTGTTTGGGGATATCATACAAGGACGCGGCACATCGTCTCTACATGACCGAATTGGCGAAAGCCAAACTTGCCTATAAGTCAATGAAGAGCCTTAAACATATCTCAGAAGGTATTGACAACTCCTTATTGGATTTACATGCGCGTCTGGGGGCGGGTTCATAAAGAAGAGATGTCTTTTTCATGTCAATAGCGTGTAGATACTAATGTACATGTTTTCTACTTTAAAAGTAAATACAGAAAGATTTGAAAATtgtacatgttgaatagcgAGAAAGGAATGAATTTGGGGGAGGGATTGAGGCCTGCGACATCGATTTGTTGTGGCGAGAAAAGTCGCCGTGGCGAGGAGAGCTCGGCGTGGCGAGCGGGGCGAGGTTGGGCGAGTGTCTGACCTCACAAATTATAGTGTGCCCGCTGTATGATCACTGTGGTCCGGGGATATGTATCAAGGGCGTCACAGATTATAGTGTGCCCGCTGTATGATCACTGTGGTCCGGGGATATGTATCAATGAGACCCGAAGGCGTTCAAGGGCCCGCTGTATCGTTCTGTCGTGCACGCTGTAGCACCGTTCCCTATATAGTAATTACTATGCCGGATCGAGGGGCCCGCTGGTGCGCACCATCAGTTACACTGTTTCCGTCCTTTGTACGGTATGGTACTGTACAGTGTAACATAAGAATGTGTAACGGTGTCAATTAATATACCTTGTTTTTAACAAAGGTTCAACCAGTCGATGACAGAACTGGAATGCTGGTTGATATCGCGTTCCAGACGCGGCTGCAGATATATCATTAATGTCCGGGTACATCTGAACCGGCGCGGAAACAGAGCGGGGAATATAATGACACTGTCTCCCCGAGGATTCGTCAGGAAGTACAAAAGAATGTCGAGGTTTTATACACACGGTCGTCATTGGACAATCGAGGCGCAAACAATAGCGATAAGATATCATGATAGTGTAGGTATCCGGAATACCAtttctctctcctctcaTGTCGCTTTCTCCACGCAATCTGAATCTGCATCCCTTGATCAATACAACAGCGATGAAATTTAGAGGAACTTACGATCTGTCTATGGCTACATCTGTGATGAATTACCAATCATGTTGAGTTCTTTAGATTCCTTACTCCCTGCCCTCGGGGTACTTACATAAAGCTCAAGATCACCAACGTTTGCCTTCAAATACTATTGGTGCACGCTTGACCAATAGGACATACACCCTTTGGTTCAAGAGGACTTTCCAAATGGAAAGCCGTTGCGCTTGTCATTGTGTGCAGTCATGGACACAAAGACACTGTGGCGCAAATAATCTCGTACATCGAGTGCCTGTATCCACGTTTAGGGGCAGTAAAGCTGCAGGAAGTGTGGAAGGTATGTGATCATGGTGAACAGACTGGCACACCTCTGACTATGCATGCTCATTCCTCATTTTGTATAGGAATCTATTAGAAACACACTTACACAGTACCAGATGTTCTACAAGAGTGGGTACACGATGAGTAAAGGACTCGCTGGTGGGCGTTATTGGAGAATAGATGCAAGAAATGCAAAACCATCCACTAAATGATGAATATTTATTTGACTGCTTTTATCCATTTTTTACCTGTGAGATTTATgacttgaagaaaaggtCCAATATCCAGAATTTCTACGTTAGATTGTCAAATTTCGATAACAAGGTTAGTGTATGGCCTCGCTGATCTATGCCGAATGCATGCCGTCCTTCGGAGATTCAAACTGAACAGTTTTTCGTGAACTGTGGCAGTGCTCACAGCATATCCAACACTCTTGCTACAATCGCCGTCGCAAAAGTCATTCATTTCTGCAGCTTCCCGTCTGCTGTATAGGATGCTACGGCTACCTGTGTGTCCGACATACTGTGAATTATGAATATAATATTGGCTCTACGCCATGCTTCTCGTGCGACTCTCGTCCTTGCGCTCATAGACCCAGTGAGTAAACACCGTTTTGGCCTTCGAGTTTACCATTGACGCCATTCTAGCTTCGTTTTCTTACTTAAATTGTTGAAAATTGACCCcataacaacaacaagaacGATATTTGTCTACAAAGCGTCAGCGGCCCTCCAAAGCTATGAACCTCGAGGAGGTATCAAGCTCCTCAAATACCCTTTCCGAGCTTCGATGGCCTTCAAGAGATTTCTCGCCCACAACTATATATTAGTTCTGCAATGAAACCTGACATACGTGACTCTATCAGCTTTAATTATTGAATAGTTAGCTTCGAAGTCAAGATCGACTCAGTcagtgcgcatatattttgaTTCTGGTTACGAATTTACAGTTTCGTAGCAATCCTTGATCCCCCGTTCAAGTTCAAACACCCGATTCACGAGAAGTGACCGAACAGGACATGAAAGGAGGAGCAATGGGTCCAGTACTAGGGCATCAGTTGGTCATCTACTCGCTATTGCACAATGTTAGACCGGTTCTCGGTTCTCGTTCACGCGCGTCCACCTCGTTCCTATACACCACTGGATGCGGTACTTCCTACGAGACAATAAGCAATTCTGTTTTCTGCGTTTGTCGCTCAACCTACCAACGATCTCAAGCCCAGTGAAAGGAGCGTCAGGAGGTAGCAGCTTGCATTACTTGTCGAAGTGTCAGGCTGGAATCGAGAGGTAGGGCCAACGTGGAAGCACGTATGACCTGAGGTTTCAGTTTTCTGATTTGACTCACTGTGGTATAGTGGACAGGCTTACATCGTTCTACGACCAGTTCAACTAACCGTTCGTGGTTGACCAGAATCGCAGGGCTCCTCTTACGCTATTCCTAGCTAATCTCGCCGATACAAACCGGCTTGGCGAACGCATGGTTCAATGATGATGGTTGAATTTTTATTTTGCAGTCCCATTGGTCTGTAATTGACAAACGCTATGCTCCCCCATCTATTAACCTCTTCGCACGGATCCAAGCAGCAAATGCCATGAATAACTGCACCTTTGGGAAACGCTCGCAAAAGACCAATAGTGCCTCTAGCTGTGCTTCCTCTGTTGTACCACACGCTTTTAGAAGTTTGGATAAATCCACCGGACACAGATATGGAGGCTGTCTTACGTCCTCGATCACAGTTCCACTTCCTTGCATGATGCACGCATAGTACACGCAGTGGTCCATTCCAAAGCAGTGCCCTAGCTCATGGCTTGACGTACGACAGACTCGCGCCAGCCAGGTGCCTGTGATGATGTCCTGTGGTGAACTATTGGTGAGGGGAGGTGTGTTAACGTACGCCGAAAGAGCCGCGCGCATCGGTGACGTGGCGTTCTGGTCGTCTTGTACATTCAAGTCAGAGTCGACCTTGGACTTTTTCTTTGGGTGCTTTGTTGAATCTGAGGCATCGATGCATTTCATGATGTATGATTGGCAGTGTGAAGCCGGCCAAGCGTGTTCCCGTTCTACTTCCTGGATACCATCCAATGCTGGGTTATACCTTGCTGTAGCTATGACGGAAATACGACTTGCACCGTACGCGCGCCCGCACACGaactcgtcgtcgtcatcctcgAACAAATCATGGTTGACGAGTAGAAGGATGGCGTACGCATCCTCTGGAAGATTCCAAACAAGAAGTGGCGAAAAATAGTGACAAAAACGAAGAGATTCTaacttctttcttttttttaatttGTGGAGGGGAAAACTTTAAAATACTGTACAATTTGTACATACATATCATTGCAAAAACAAAGTCGTGAGAATACCGTGCGAAACAAGAGGTATCAAGGAACTTGTGGGAGATCAATCTGGCCCTCCAAACGAATCGCACGGTAGTTTGGAATTTTCGCTGCATTTGAGACACCCCATGATATTATCTTGTCCAGATTGCGACACTGGTGCATGGTATTAAAATTTGGGTATGGTTGGCTGAACCCTCTGTCAATGCAATAGTCGGATGTGAGCATGAGCAGGATAGCATACAGAATATGACTCAGACGTACTGCACCCAATCGAATGTGACCAGCCCAGTGTCTGCAGAACACATCAACACTTGACGAAGGATATCCACGCAGTGGTCTTTTTTTATCAGATTAGCTGTTATGAGGAACGCTATGCAGGATTGTAACGCGAGGCATCCTCACCGAGGTGAAATCGGTATTTTTCTGGTTTAGATTGAAACAAAGGGTCATTCTGACTGTAGTATTCTAGATGCACAGATTTTCTGAGAATATCCTGAAAGACATGTATTCGTTAGAAGTGGGTTGTCATCTTCTATATCGAGTGCAAATTTCTTACTAGACAATGCAACTGATGTGTTACTTCCAATGCAGCCATGTACCCTCCCCCATCTTCGTCTCTGAACATCACTTTCGAAGGTGTAACTTGTTCCTCTAACATCATGAACTGCTCCCTTGATATTCGTATCGGAGGTACTGAAATCTATTGAATAAAGTGCTTGAAATAAAATAATTTATGCCACTGACCTGCGGAAGAGATTCTGAGCCAAGCAGCATCCAGCTCAGGCGAAGGCTTTCCACGATAAATTGAAGTAGAATTTAGCGACCCGCTGATACGTTGGTATTCCTTGAAATATTCTACAGCTTCATTTGCAGGAGCTGATGATTAAGAGACAGTTAGGACGTTACTAGGGCAAATATATGACCAACCATTTTACCACGTACAGAATGTCTTAGGCGTGACAATGCAAATATGATTCAGACGAGCATGCATCCAAAGAATCATAAAGGTTAGCcacagaagcagaagaatcCCATGTGTTAGGTGGAGCCAATATCTTTGAATGAAGTTGGGACGTTGCAAAGAGTGACGGTGAGTTCTCCCATGAAGGAGACTCTCAGTTTGCTCTTCGTCTGGCTCAACGCAACGTTTAAATAGGTCCGGAGCCATTTGGCCAACAGGGTATAACAAATGTGGTGTCAAATGTTCGAGATGTAACCCCTATTATGCAGAGGATGTGCTTGTACTGGTTTCAAATACGCAGAGTGGCGGTCTATAACAGATGGTAAAAAGGTAGTATCAGGATCCCTGGCAGCTACTGGTGCCCATTATGAGTCTCAGCGCGTTTGCCTAGATTCGACGGTTTCGATCTCCAGGGTGTATTCTCGGTTATCTGCTGAGAGTATATCCATCACATGTTCTCTGCAGTCCTTAAACTGATGCAATAATTCAACAGATGCCATACATTAGAACCGTTAGGCATAATTCCATCGTGGCTATTATCCCGTATGGTAGTAGGAGACTTCAAACCATGAATAGACGGGGTCACAACACACCTGCAAAGTTATATTTAC
This Psilocybe cubensis strain MGC-MH-2018 chromosome 3, whole genome shotgun sequence DNA region includes the following protein-coding sequences:
- a CDS encoding Archaemetzincin-2; the encoded protein is MHQCRNLDKIISWGVSNAAKIPNYRAIRLEGQIDLPQDAYAILLLVNHDLFEDDDDEFVCGRAYGASRISVIATARYNPALDGIQEVEREHAWPASHCQSYIMKCIDASDSTKHPKKKSKVDSDLNVQDDQNATSPMRAALSAYVNTPPLTNSSPQDIITGTWLARVCRTSSHELGHCFGMDHCVYYACIMQGSGTVIEDVRQPPYLCPVDLSKLLKACGTTEEAQLEALLVFCERFPKVQLFMAFAAWIRAKRLIDGGA